From the genome of Staphylococcus haemolyticus, one region includes:
- a CDS encoding amino acid ABC transporter ATP-binding/permease protein, whose amino-acid sequence MKPQIRFRPDKDLILAILTGVIGSVVALAMFFLSGYMVTQSALGAPLYALMVLVVSVKLFGFIRAIARYGERLLSHKTTFTMLRDVRVQFLEKLIPRVPNLYRQYSSADLLTKMISKVEALQNIYLRVFYPPVVIGFTAIIAAVTLVYFSVMHAIVIIISMFCSLWLVPWLSAKRVGKLKQQVAQQQQTTITQFYDYKEGYAELDRFNNVEAYREDLMNALESYDKMQSKEARFLTLYDYMLNIIAMIAIFATLALGFIQVKEGQLNVVYLTSIVLMMLTLFEQTVPMSNFAYYKADTDEALNSLNDVLSYPVDQSKQSLVTKQSNVYNIRNVSFSYEHQEIPTLSNINLTVGKGEKVAIVGPSGSGKSTLLQIMSGLYDIDKGQVSLDGQNISQLDEDIRFEKLNVLLQSQQLFDGTLRYNMFSSKNDDVIQRVLTSLNLGYLDLEKTITLDGNTLSGGEVQRIALGRLLIKGSSIWLLDEPTTALDEDNTKQVMQLIDEQVETLVIATHDLKLLPYFDKIVVLIDGQIREQGSYDELSHGNHYLSRLLKMN is encoded by the coding sequence GTGAAACCACAAATTCGATTTCGACCTGACAAAGATTTAATATTAGCAATATTGACGGGTGTTATTGGGAGTGTCGTTGCATTAGCAATGTTCTTCTTAAGTGGTTACATGGTAACTCAAAGTGCTTTAGGCGCACCTTTATATGCATTAATGGTGTTAGTTGTATCGGTTAAGTTGTTCGGGTTTATACGTGCGATTGCAAGATATGGGGAGCGTTTACTATCACACAAAACGACATTTACAATGTTACGAGATGTTCGGGTTCAATTTTTAGAAAAATTAATCCCTAGAGTACCTAATTTATATCGCCAATATTCATCCGCTGATTTATTGACTAAAATGATAAGCAAAGTAGAAGCTTTACAAAACATCTATTTAAGAGTCTTTTATCCACCGGTTGTCATTGGTTTCACAGCAATTATTGCAGCAGTAACATTGGTATATTTTAGTGTTATGCATGCTATAGTTATCATTATAAGTATGTTCTGTTCACTTTGGCTTGTACCGTGGTTGAGTGCTAAACGTGTAGGCAAATTAAAGCAACAAGTTGCACAACAGCAACAAACTACGATTACCCAATTTTACGATTACAAAGAAGGCTATGCTGAGTTAGATCGTTTTAACAATGTAGAAGCCTATCGTGAAGATTTAATGAATGCATTAGAATCGTATGACAAAATGCAATCGAAAGAAGCGCGATTTTTAACTTTATATGATTATATGCTAAATATAATCGCAATGATCGCTATATTTGCTACCTTAGCATTAGGATTTATTCAAGTTAAAGAAGGACAATTAAATGTTGTGTATTTAACGAGTATTGTTTTGATGATGTTAACTTTATTCGAACAAACAGTGCCTATGAGTAACTTTGCATATTACAAAGCAGATACTGATGAAGCGTTAAATAGTTTAAATGATGTTCTATCATATCCAGTAGATCAATCTAAGCAATCATTGGTAACAAAACAGAGTAACGTATACAATATTAGGAATGTATCATTTAGTTACGAACATCAAGAAATACCAACGTTATCCAATATTAATTTAACTGTTGGAAAAGGGGAAAAAGTAGCGATTGTTGGACCATCTGGTTCAGGAAAAAGTACATTATTACAAATCATGAGTGGTTTGTACGATATCGATAAAGGACAAGTTTCTCTCGATGGTCAGAACATATCACAACTAGATGAAGACATTCGCTTTGAAAAGCTTAATGTTCTTTTACAATCACAACAATTATTTGATGGTACATTACGTTACAATATGTTCTCTAGTAAAAATGATGATGTCATTCAACGTGTCTTAACGAGCCTCAATTTAGGCTATCTAGATCTAGAAAAAACAATCACTTTAGATGGAAACACATTATCAGGTGGTGAGGTGCAACGTATTGCATTAGGACGACTTTTAATAAAAGGTTCCTCAATATGGTTATTAGATGAACCAACGACTGCATTAGATGAGGATAATACTAAACAAGTGATGCAATTGATTGATGAACAAGTTGAAACACTGGTAATTGCAACGCATGATTTAAAATTACTGCCATATTTCGACAAGATAGTTGTTCTTATTGATGGACAGATTAGAGAACAAGGAAGTTATGATGAACTAAGTCATGGCAACCATTATTTAAGTCGTTTATTAAAAATGAATTAG
- a CDS encoding MarR family winged helix-turn-helix transcriptional regulator, with protein sequence MSEQHNLKEQLCFSLYNAQRQVNRYYSNKVFKKYNLTYPQFLVLSILWDESPVNVKKVVTELALDTGTVSPLLKRMEQVDLIKRERSEVDQREVFIHLTEKSEKFKPELSDASQKVANASSLSNDEVHELNRLLGKVIDAFTESK encoded by the coding sequence ATGTCTGAACAACATAATTTGAAAGAGCAACTCTGCTTTAGTTTGTACAATGCACAAAGACAAGTTAATCGCTACTATTCAAATAAAGTCTTTAAAAAATACAATCTTACGTACCCACAATTTTTAGTGCTAAGTATTTTATGGGATGAATCTCCTGTAAATGTTAAAAAGGTAGTTACAGAACTAGCTTTAGATACTGGTACTGTATCACCTTTATTAAAAAGAATGGAACAAGTTGACCTCATCAAACGCGAACGTTCTGAAGTTGATCAACGTGAAGTATTTATTCATCTTACTGAGAAAAGCGAAAAATTCAAACCTGAATTAAGCGATGCATCTCAAAAAGTCGCGAATGCTTCTTCTTTAAGTAATGATGAAGTACATGAACTCAATCGTCTATTAGGGAAAGTCATTGATGCTTTTACCGAGTCAAAGTAA
- a CDS encoding ISL3 family transposase — MCKSILKTLRIKDKNINFSDEVIEKKYKGRMSLFYYAELTYQPTYCENCLAKNDNFSIVKNGKKTSTITLLKIMEMPAYLNLQKQRFYCKTCDSHFTAKSNIVDAHCFISNKTKLAVLNKAQECRSQKSIAKSCLISSMTVSRVINQAASDVGQSSFDALPEHLMMDEFKSVKNVTGKMSFIYADAVSHRIVDVVADRKLKSLKDHFYRYSLKLRQKVKTVTIDMYEPYMSLIKQLFPNAKIIIDRFHIVQSLNRALNMSRVHVMNCYRASNRPLYNKYKSYWKLFLKPFETLEAFNYRKVHLFKEWKTEKGIVNYLLDVDEELYNTYHYVHELRRFLKENQIEKFNHKLFSIHLSDVCPKLRPVIRTLRRLATFIENTMTYSNLTNGPLEGINNKIKLIKRVSFGYRNYDNLRNRIIITSRLFASTTKKEIKQPKVA, encoded by the coding sequence ATGTGTAAGTCTATATTAAAAACATTAAGAATTAAAGATAAAAATATCAATTTTTCAGACGAAGTGATTGAGAAAAAATATAAAGGACGAATGAGCCTGTTTTATTATGCCGAGCTCACTTATCAACCTACATATTGTGAAAATTGTTTAGCTAAAAATGATAATTTCTCTATAGTAAAAAATGGTAAGAAAACCTCAACGATTACTTTGCTTAAAATTATGGAAATGCCCGCTTATTTAAATCTTCAAAAACAAAGATTTTATTGTAAAACATGCGATAGTCATTTTACTGCTAAATCTAATATTGTCGACGCTCATTGCTTTATTTCAAATAAAACAAAACTTGCAGTTTTAAATAAAGCACAAGAATGCCGCTCTCAAAAATCTATCGCTAAGTCATGCTTAATATCATCAATGACTGTGTCTAGAGTGATTAATCAAGCGGCAAGCGACGTAGGTCAGTCTTCTTTTGATGCTTTACCTGAACACTTAATGATGGACGAATTTAAAAGTGTTAAAAATGTAACTGGGAAAATGAGCTTTATTTATGCAGATGCTGTATCGCACCGCATCGTAGATGTGGTAGCGGATCGTAAGTTAAAATCGTTAAAAGATCATTTTTATCGCTATTCTTTGAAACTAAGACAAAAAGTCAAAACAGTAACGATTGATATGTATGAACCATATATGTCGCTAATCAAGCAATTATTTCCTAACGCGAAGATTATTATTGATCGTTTTCATATTGTTCAATCCTTAAATCGAGCGTTAAATATGTCTAGAGTTCATGTAATGAATTGTTATAGGGCCTCAAATAGACCGCTTTATAATAAATATAAAAGTTATTGGAAATTATTTCTTAAACCTTTTGAAACGCTAGAGGCATTTAATTATCGTAAAGTCCATTTATTTAAAGAGTGGAAAACTGAAAAAGGCATTGTAAATTACTTATTAGATGTAGATGAAGAATTATATAATACATATCACTACGTTCATGAGCTAAGACGATTTTTAAAAGAAAACCAAATAGAGAAATTTAATCATAAACTCTTTTCTATTCATCTTTCAGATGTGTGTCCTAAATTACGCCCAGTCATTAGAACTTTAAGACGATTAGCAACTTTCATTGAAAATACTATGACATATTCTAACCTGACCAACGGTCCGTTAGAAGGAATTAATAATAAAATCAAACTCATTAAAAGGGTATCTTTTGGTTATAGAAATTATGATAATTTACGTAATAGAATTATTATAACTTCGCGACTATTTGCCTCAACAACAAAAAAAGAGATTAAACAACCTAAGGTTGCTTAA
- a CDS encoding ABC transporter ATP-binding protein/permease → MKKLMNLVFKYKVFPLSMGIVSMFLAITVVVQNISIASFLDRVLYNHLSSVNSLLIIILIVLILRATLNMINLRLGDMLAGKVKHQLRREVVLKESTIATGTQINILTETIDGLSPFFKNYLPQVFKSMMIPLMIIIAMCFIHLNTALIMIVTAPFIPLFYIIFGLKTRDESKDQMTYLNQFSQRFLNVSKGLITLKLFRQTAHTKKQVYEDSTQFRDLTMRILKSAFLSSLMLEFISMLGIGLVALEAALSLVVFHNIDFKTAAIAIILAPEFYNAIKDLGQAFHTGKQSEGAIDVVFEFLDSENTPLTNQEIVKEQQESLIKMRNVNYQYPNSPSYAIRDISLKIDKGENVAIVGPSGAGKTTLAKLLTQIVRPTSGHVSFNKCVNQIGMLSQNPYIFSASIKDNIAMFKKVDDDQILHVLEMVGLKEKVMSLKNGIHSRIGEGGEMLSGGQMRRIELSRVLLMNPDIVVFDEPTTGLDLETETVIQQVVAQHFEGVTMIMIAHRDSTIRQATRRLFIKDGYLVEDDQTISVRLEKGGDLV, encoded by the coding sequence GTGAAAAAACTAATGAATTTAGTCTTTAAATATAAAGTATTTCCATTATCTATGGGAATTGTAAGTATGTTCTTAGCAATAACAGTAGTGGTTCAGAATATAAGTATTGCGAGTTTTTTAGATCGAGTGCTTTACAATCATTTGAGTTCTGTAAATTCACTATTGATTATCATCTTAATCGTTTTAATTCTTAGAGCAACATTGAATATGATTAATTTACGATTAGGTGATATGTTAGCTGGCAAAGTTAAACATCAATTGCGTCGAGAAGTTGTTTTGAAAGAATCAACTATTGCAACAGGAACGCAAATTAATATTTTAACAGAGACAATAGACGGACTATCCCCGTTTTTTAAAAATTATTTGCCACAGGTCTTTAAATCTATGATGATCCCTTTAATGATTATCATAGCAATGTGTTTTATTCATTTAAATACCGCATTAATAATGATAGTTACAGCACCCTTTATTCCACTTTTTTATATTATTTTTGGACTTAAAACACGTGATGAATCAAAAGATCAAATGACGTATTTAAATCAGTTTAGTCAACGTTTTCTTAATGTTTCTAAGGGACTCATTACACTTAAACTTTTTAGACAGACAGCCCACACGAAAAAGCAAGTATATGAAGATAGTACACAATTTCGAGATTTAACGATGCGCATATTAAAAAGTGCATTTTTATCAAGTTTGATGCTCGAATTCATAAGTATGCTTGGTATTGGATTGGTTGCATTAGAAGCAGCATTAAGTCTTGTTGTCTTTCATAATATTGATTTTAAAACAGCAGCTATTGCAATTATATTAGCTCCTGAATTTTATAATGCTATTAAAGATTTAGGACAAGCTTTCCACACAGGTAAACAAAGTGAGGGTGCAATTGATGTAGTTTTTGAATTTTTAGATTCTGAAAACACACCGCTTACTAATCAAGAAATAGTAAAAGAGCAACAAGAATCTCTTATTAAGATGCGCAACGTCAATTATCAGTATCCGAATAGTCCTTCTTATGCCATTCGTGATATATCGCTCAAGATAGATAAGGGTGAAAATGTAGCTATTGTAGGACCAAGTGGTGCAGGTAAAACGACTTTAGCCAAATTACTTACTCAAATAGTACGTCCGACGAGTGGGCATGTATCTTTTAACAAATGTGTTAATCAAATTGGAATGCTAAGTCAAAATCCTTATATTTTTTCAGCATCAATTAAAGACAACATAGCAATGTTTAAAAAAGTTGATGACGACCAAATTCTTCATGTGTTAGAGATGGTTGGACTAAAAGAAAAGGTAATGTCTCTAAAAAATGGTATTCATAGCAGAATAGGTGAAGGTGGAGAAATGCTATCAGGCGGACAAATGCGTCGTATTGAGTTATCAAGGGTGTTATTAATGAATCCTGATATTGTTGTTTTTGATGAACCTACCACTGGCCTGGATTTAGAGACTGAAACTGTTATTCAACAAGTAGTCGCACAACATTTTGAAGGGGTAACGATGATTATGATTGCCCATCGCGATTCAACGATTCGTCAAGCAACGCGACGATTATTTATAAAAGATGGTTACTTAGTTGAAGATGATCAAACGATTTCTGTAAGACTTGAAAAAGGTGGTGACTTAGTGTGA
- a CDS encoding undecaprenyl-diphosphate phosphatase, whose protein sequence is MIIIEFIKGLILGIVEGLTEFAPVSSTGHMILVDDMWLKSTEFLGPHSAFTFKVVIQLGSVFAAAWVFRERYFEMLHIGKYRNSSINEEFRSKPRRLNLLHVLVGMIPAGILGVLFDDFIEAHLFSVPTVMIGLFLGAIYMIIADKYSKKVQNPKSVDQINYVQAFVIGISQAVAMWPGFSRSGSTISTGVLMKLDHKSASDFTFIMAVPIMLAASALSLVKNYQYIELAHIPFYLIGFLAAFIVGLIAIKTFLHLINKVKLVPFAIYRIVLVIIIAILYFGFGIGQGISG, encoded by the coding sequence ATGATTATTATCGAGTTTATAAAGGGCCTTATCTTAGGTATTGTCGAAGGTTTAACTGAATTTGCTCCAGTTTCATCTACAGGTCATATGATTCTAGTGGATGATATGTGGTTAAAATCGACTGAATTTCTAGGTCCTCATTCAGCTTTTACATTTAAAGTCGTAATTCAATTAGGTTCTGTTTTTGCTGCGGCATGGGTGTTCCGTGAGCGCTATTTCGAAATGTTACATATTGGCAAATATAGAAATAGTTCAATAAACGAGGAGTTTCGTTCTAAACCACGTCGATTAAATTTACTACACGTATTAGTCGGTATGATTCCAGCTGGTATATTAGGTGTGTTATTCGACGATTTTATTGAAGCGCATTTATTTAGTGTTCCTACTGTAATGATTGGTTTATTCTTAGGTGCAATTTATATGATTATTGCAGACAAATATAGTAAAAAAGTTCAAAATCCTAAGTCAGTTGACCAAATCAATTATGTTCAAGCATTCGTAATTGGTATCTCTCAAGCGGTAGCAATGTGGCCTGGTTTCAGTAGATCTGGGTCTACGATCTCAACAGGTGTCTTGATGAAGTTAGATCATAAGTCTGCTTCTGACTTTACCTTCATTATGGCTGTACCTATTATGCTAGCTGCAAGTGCACTATCATTAGTTAAAAACTATCAATATATTGAACTTGCACATATTCCATTTTACTTAATTGGATTCTTGGCTGCCTTTATTGTTGGCTTGATTGCAATCAAAACATTCTTACACTTAATTAATAAAGTTAAGTTAGTACCATTTGCAATTTATCGAATCGTATTGGTAATAATTATAGCCATTCTTTACTTCGGCTTTGGAATTGGTCAAGGCATTTCAGGTTAA